A single genomic interval of Passer domesticus isolate bPasDom1 chromosome 26, bPasDom1.hap1, whole genome shotgun sequence harbors:
- the LOC135286329 gene encoding tapasin-like yields MSPMSPLSPCPLADSTVPPAVSVFISTLTPSLRGLLGSPQTLHCSFGPAGGPFALRWLRHGRAGTRRLLAFDSAAPRATAAAPGTLLLLGGRGSAPGTPVRGWEGSSQPLGGAAGAGGATGAPPGHRHQGAPLTRPFPWSSQPPGGAMEVSLQLPPLSVSDDGSFVCSVTTPHGQVQQVLRMNVIGQCRGRGWGGGTAPSISQYVPVPLSVPTLGWQSSGVSMDGLPVYPGMSQCPSLCPHWAGSALGSVWTGSQYIPVCPSAPLCAHTGLAELWGKYGRAPSISQYVPVPLSVPTLGWQSSGVSMDGLPVYPSMSQCPSLCPHWAGRALGDAAGPGWSSGHRRGADGTFSRSAGLRVPAGTAGDTCSCLVTHAAWDRPHRVSVEVTGVPGPSVEDTAGVALVAFVIGGLCLRLWPTEGR; encoded by the exons atgtctccaatgtccccattgtccccatgtccccttgCTGACAGCACTGTCCCTCCCGCAGTGTCCGTGTTCATCTCCACGCTGACCCCCAGCCTGCGGGGGCTGCTGGGCTCCCCCCAGACCCTGCACTGCTCCTTCGGCCCCGCCGGGGGCCCCTTCGCGCTGCGCTGGCTGCGCCACGGCCGCGCCGGCACCCGCCGCCTGCTGGCCTTCGACTCGGCCGCCCCCCGCGCCACCGCGGCCGCGCCGGGgacgctgctgctgctggggggacGCGGGAGCGCCCCCGGGACACCGGTGAGGGGATGGGAGGGGTCCTCCCAGCCGCTAGGGGGCGCTGCTGGCGCTGGAGGGGCCACGGGAGCGCCCCCGGGACACCg CCACCAGGGGGCGCCACTGACGCGCCCTTTTCCTTGGTCCTCCCAGCCACCGGGGGGCGCCATGGAGGTGTCGCTGCAGCTGCCGCCACTCTCGGTGTCTGATGACGGCTCCTTCGTCTGCTCCGTGACCACGCCCCATGGGCAGGTGCAGCAGGTGCTGCGGATGAACGTGATTGGTCAGTGCCgggggcggggctgggggggtgggacggctcccagtatatcccagtatgtcccagtgcccctctctgtgcccacactgggctggcagagctctggggtCAGTATGGACGGGCTCCCAGTATATCCCGGTATGTCCCAGTGCCCCTCTCTGTGCCCACACTGGGCTGGCAGCGCTCTGGGGTCAGTATGGACGggctcccagtatatcccagtatgtcccagtgcccctctctgtgcccacactgggctggcagagctctggggtAAGTACGGACGggctcccagtatatcccagtatgtcccagtgcccctctctgtgcccacactgggctggcagagctctggggtCAGTATGGACGggctcccagtatatcccagtatgtcccagtgcccctctctgtgcccacactgggctggcagagctctggg GGATGCCGcggggccaggctggagctccGGGCACCGGCGCGGCGCCGACGGCACCTTCAGCCGCAGCGCGGGGCTGCGCGTGCCCGCGGGGACGGCCGGGgacacctgcagctgcctggtgaCACACGCGGCGTGGGACAGGCCCCACAGGGTCAGCGTGGAGGTCACAg gtgtccccgggCCCAGCGTGGAGGACACGGCGGGGGTGGCCCTGGTGGCCTTTGTCATCGGGGGGCTCTGCCTGCGCCTGTGGCCCACGGAGGGGAGGTGA
- the LOC135286342 gene encoding uncharacterized protein LOC135286342: MEPQELSPALLHPPVTVVATLGELLATLPRPDEMMLLFQFPLNLYWALEKFTKDLQTTLYRTDDTVWRRIVTSDDRDLLISLSKALAACKSTPRTAGDHEAMAAVMWQGSVSVLLDSWAELAKVATHLLDICRKVVAEAADKAAIATDWADVLQKMAASFRIGQGHGEQLGPTLVRQAGAEVLGRREARVRRNARAAASETPTVPMLRQRVEEALGLLERLVAACDGAAAFPRELQRLLRDIVDTMEGTNEASPSVPKDWVDKMAVAERLWVANARLAKDHLVGTIPDTIDFLFNGGSDRPSAREVSERCQRAIKDIPRLVQSPEHLQSVPKVSPVSVELQTLSPALLHPPVTVVATLGELLATVPTREEEMRLLKSPRCLYWDLEDFCKELRVTLYCIDDTWWRRNVTSDDDDPPTSPSQALAAYRSTPLSTWHRVTMAASEWHQLVSVLVDRWARLARAATKLHNACREVVTQAANAAATTNAWARKLRGLVAHYGIAEENRAPLGPALRRRVRDNVGYEGWVRRNARVGARQATMATMERQWVEEALGLLERLVAACDEAAAFPRELQRLLRDTEAALEGTNEASPDVPKDLVDKVAVAERLWEASTRLVKDHLLGTLQDIIDFYIDGDPASPPAFEVAERCRSAIDDIPRLLQPMECSHVVPKVSPVNTELQELSPAVLHPPVTVVAILGELLATVPTREEEMLLLMSPRCLYWNLEDFTKELRVTLYRLDGTWWRQDVTSLSRVLAACDSTTCTTWDHVTMAASKWQGSVSELVDSWARLARVATQLHKTWREVATKVADRVATATARARELQDKAARYGTLREKMLELGQALGGEEGAEVVGRHEARVKREARVAASEATMAIMERQRVEAALGLLERLVAACDEATALPQDLQCRVGDIEAALKGTNVAYPDVPKDKVTMAERLWEANVRLAKDHLVGAVDSIIEFYFSGGPDRPSACGVAERCQRAIEDIPNLLQG, encoded by the exons ctgtccccggcCCTGCTGCACCCGCCGGTCACTGTGGTGGCCACCCTGGGCGAGCtgctggccaccctgcccaggcCGGACGAGATGATGCTGCTGTTCCAGTTCCCATTGAACCTGTACTGGGCCCTGGAGAAATTCACCAAGGATCTCCAGACCACCCTGTACCGCACTGATGACACCGTGTGGCGCCGCATTGTCACCTCCGATGATCGTGACCTTCTCATCTCCCTGAGCAAGGCCCTGGCCGCCTGCAAGAGCACCCCACGGACCGCTGGGGACCATGAGGCAATGGCGGCCGTCATGTGGCAGGGCTCGGTGTCTGTGCTTCTGgacagctgggctgagctggccAAGGTGGCCACCCACCTCCTCGACATCTGCAGGAAGGTTGTCGCTGAGGCGGCCGACAAGGCGGCCATCGCCACCGACTGGGCTGACGTCCTGCAGAAAATGGCTGCCTCTTTTAGGATAGGTCAGGGACACGGGGAGCAGCTGGGTCCAACCCTGGTCAGGCAGGCGGGGGCTGAAGTGCTGGGCAGGCGTGAAGCCCGGGTGAGGAGAAATGCCAGGGCGGCTGCCAGCGAGACACCAACAGTCCCCATGTTGAGACAGCGGGTGGAGgaggccctggggctgctggagcgctTGGTGGCCGCGTGTGACGGAGCTGCCGCCttcccccgggagctgcagcgccTGCTCAGGGACATCGTAGACACCATGGAGGGGACAAATGAGGcatcccccagtgtccccaaggacTGGGTGGACAAGATGGCTGTGGCCGAGCGGCTGTGGGTGGCCAACGCCCGGCTGGCCAAGGATCACCTGGTGGGGACAATTCCAGACACCATCGACTTCTTGTTCAATGGTGGTTCCGACAGACCCAGTGCCCGTGAGGTGTCCGAGCGGTGCCAAAGAGCCATCAAGGACATCCCAAGGCTGGTTCAATCCCCAGAGCATCTCCAGAgcgtccccaaggtgtccccagtgaGCGTGGAGCTACAAACG ctgtccccagccctgcttcacCCGCCGGTCACTGTGGTGGCCACCCTGGGCGAGCTGCTGGCCACCGTGCCCACACGGGAGGAGGAGATGAGGCTGCTCAAGTCCCCAAGGTGCCTGTACTGGGACCTGGAGGATTTCTGCAAGGAGCTCCGGGTCACCCTGTACTGCATTGATGACACCTGGTGGCGCCGCAATGTCACCTCCGATGATGATGACCCTCCCACCTCCCCGAGCCAGGCCCTGGCCGCCTACAGGAGCACCCCACTGAGCACCTGGCACCGTGTGACAATGGCGGCCAGCGAGTGGCACCAGTTGGTGTCTGTGCTTGTGGACAGGTGGGCCCGGCTGGCCAGGGCAGCCACCAAACTCCACAATGCCTGCAGAGAGGTGGTCACACAGGCGGCCAATGCAGCGGCCACCACCAACGCCTGGGCAAGGAAGCTGCGAGGCCTGGTTGCCCATTATGGGATAGCTGAGGAAAACAGGGCGCCACTGGGTCCAGCCCTGCGCAGGCGGGTGAGGGACAACGTCGGGTATGAAGGCTGGGTGAGGAGAAATGCCAGGGTGGGTGCCAGGCAGGCAACAATGGCCACCATGGAGAGACAGTGGGTTGAGgaggccctggggctgctggagcgctTGGTGGCCGCGTGTGACGAAGCAGCCGCCttcccccgggagctgcagcgccTGCTGAGGGACACTGAAGCTGCTCTGGAGGGGACAAATGAGGCATCCCCCGACGTCCCCAAGGACTTGGTGGACAAGGTGGCCGTAGCCGAGCGGCTGTGGGAGGCCAGCACCCGCCTGGTCAAGGATCACTTGCTGGGGACACTTCAAGACATCATTGATTTCTATATCGATGGTGATCCTGCCAGCCCCCCTGCCTTTGAGGTGGCCGAGCGGTGCCGAAGTGCCATCGACGACATCCCAAGGCTCCTTCAACCCATGGAGTGTTCCCAcgttgtccccaaggtgtccccagtgaACACGGAGCTCCAAGAG ctgtccccagccgtgCTGCACCCGCCGGTCACTGTGGTGGCCATCCTGGGCGAGCTGCTGGCCACCGTGCCCACGCGGGaggaggagatgctgctgctcatgtccccaaggtgccTGTACTGGAACCTGGAGGACTTCACCAAGGAGCTCCGAGTCACCCTTTACCGCCTTGATGGCACCTGGTGGCGCCAGGATGTCACCTCCCTGAGCCGGGTCCTGGCCGCCTGTGACAGCACCACGTGCACCACCTGGGACCATGTGACAATGGCGGCCAGCAAGTGGCAGGGCTCGGTGTCTGAGCTTGTGGACAGCTGGGCCCGGCTGGCCAGGGTGGCCACCCAGCTCCATAAGACCTGGAGGGAGGTGGCCACCAAGGTGGCCGACAGGGTGGCCACTGCCACCGCCCgggccagggagctgcaggacaaGGCTGCCCGTTATGGGACACTTCGGGAAAAGATGTTGGAGCTGGGTCAGGCCCTgggtggggaggagggggcTGAGGTGGTGGGCAGGCATGAAGCCCGGGTGAAGAGAGAGGCCAGGGTGGCTGCCAGCGAGGCAACAATGGCCATCATGGAGAGACAGCGGGTGGAGgcggccctggggctgctggagcgctTGGTGGCCGCGTGTGACGAAGCCACTGCGCTCCCCCAGGATCTGCAGTGCAGGGTTGGGGACATCGAGGCTGCCCTGAAGGGGACAAATGTGGCGTATCCCGATGTCCCCAAGGACAAGGTGACCATGGCTGAGCGTCTGTGGGAGGCCAACGTCCGCCTGGCCAAGGATCACCTGGTGGGAGCAGTTGACAGCATCATCGAGTTCTATTTCAGTGGTGGTCCTGACAGACCTAGTGCCTGTGGGGTGGCCGAGAGGTGCCAAAGAGCCATCGAGGACATCCCAAATCTGCTGCAGGGATGA